From Columba livia isolate bColLiv1 breed racing homer chromosome 5, bColLiv1.pat.W.v2, whole genome shotgun sequence, one genomic window encodes:
- the SLC35C1 gene encoding GDP-fucose transporter 1 translates to MAARPARGVNKGRRAGPRRSGESGAGGGGSGAQLTRTGILRMALGGGATDPLLPAEGGGDQQAPFLLRALRIAVVVCLYWFTSIAMVFLNKYLLDSPSLRLDAPLFVTFFQCALTAALCLGLSLGAACGPPCPGLPALRLDPKVSRSVLPLSVVFIGMVTSNNLCLKHVGVAFYNVGRSLTTVFNVLLSYLLLKQTTSIYALLACGVIIGGFWLGVDQEGAEGTLSWTGIFFGISASLCVSLNAIYTKKVLPVVDGSIWRLTFYNNVNACVLFFPLMMLMGEFHTLYHFDKLGSPSFWGMMILGGVFGFAIGYVTGLQIKFTSPLTHNVSGTAKACAQTVLAVVYFEETKSFLWWTSNLMVLGGSFAYTWVKGLEMRKVQEDPNVKSNERNETGV, encoded by the exons ATGGCGGCGCGGCCGGCGCGGGGCGTGAATAaagggcggcgggcggggccgcggcgctCCGGGGAgagcggggccggcggcggcggcagcgg GGCGCAGCTGACGCGGACGGGCATCCTGCGGATGGCGCTGGGCGGCGGCGCCACCGACCCGCTGCTGCCGGCGGAGGGCGGCGGGGACCAGCAGGCGCCCTTCCTGCTGCGGGCCCTGCGCATCGCCGTGGTGGTCTGCCTGTACTGGTTCACCTCCATCGCCATGGTCTTTCTCAACAAGTACCTGCTGGACAGCCCCTCGCTGCGCCTCGACGCCCCCCTCTTCGTCACCTTCTTCCAGTGTGCTCTGACGGCCGCCTTGTGCCTGGGCCTGAGCCTGGGGGCGGCTTGCGGGCCTCCCTGCCCCGGCCTGCCCGCCCTCCGCCTCGACCCCAAGGTGTCCCGCAGCGTCCTGCCCCTCTCTGTCGTCTTCATCGGCATGGTCACTTCCAACAACCTCTGCCTCAAGCACGTCGGCGTGGCTTTCTACAACGTGGGACGCTCCCTCACCACCGTCTTCAACGTGCTGCTCTCCTACCTGCTCCTCAAGCAGACCACCTCCATCTATGCCCTCCTGGCCTGCGGAGTCATCATAG GTGGCTTCTGGCTGGGTGTTGACCAGGAAGGTGCAGAGGGCACTCTGTCATGGACTGGTATATTCTTCGGCATCTCAGCAAGCCTGTGTGTCTCTCTCAATGCCATCTACACCAAGAAGGTGCTGCCTGTGGTGGATGGTAGCATCTGGCGCCTGACCTTCTATAACAATGTCAATGCTTGTGTCCTGTTCTTCCCCCTCATGATGCTGATGGGCGAGTTCCACACCCTCTACCACTTTGACAAGCTGGGGAGCCCCAGTTTTTGGGGCATGATGATCCTGGGGGGAGTCTTTGGCTTTGCCATTGGGTATGTGACTGGACTTCAGATTAAGTTCACTAGCCCACTCACCCACAATGTGTCTGGGACAGCCAAGGCCTGTGCCCAGACAGTGCTGGCTGTTGTCTACTTTGAGGAGACAAAGAGCTTCTTGTGGTGGACGAGTAACTTGATGGTTCTGGGGGGCTCCTTTGCCTACACATGGGTGAAggggctggagatgagaaaggtACAAGAGGATCCTAATGTCAAAAGCAACGAAAGAAATGAGACTGGTGTGTAG